From the genome of Vitis riparia cultivar Riparia Gloire de Montpellier isolate 1030 chromosome 2, EGFV_Vit.rip_1.0, whole genome shotgun sequence, one region includes:
- the LOC117928362 gene encoding acyl-CoA-binding protein, with amino-acid sequence MGLKEEFEEYAEKAKTLPENTTNENKLILYGLYKQATVGNVNTSRPGIFNLRERAKWDAWKAVEGKSTEEAMNDYITKVKQLLEEAAAAAA; translated from the exons ATGGGCTTGAAG GAGGAGTTTGAGGAGTATGCTGAGAAAGCTAAGACCCTCCCTGAGAATACAACAAACGAAAACAAACTCATTCTCTATGGGCTCTACAAACAAGCCACTGTTGGGAACGTGAACACCA GCCGTCCGGGGATATTCAACCTGAGGGAGCGAGCAAAGTGGGATGCCTGGAAGGCTGTTGAAG GAAAATCcacagaggaagccatgaacgaCTACATCACCAAGGTAAAACAGTTGCTGGAGgaagctgctgctgctgctgcttgA